TCGATAGATTATGatataataaatgtaattacaaagttaaaaatataattgttatattattattgcctttatcaatattaacattaatattaaaaatcagtattattaaaattgttatagaTATATACACATACTAAGactaataatatagatatagatatatatatatatatatatatatatatatatatatatatatatatatatatatatatatatatatatatatatatatacgcattaCCTATCTGTTTCttactttctttatttttttttctgttaactCGTGATAATCTGTCAACCACCAACACTAAACAACAATTTAGTTTACTGCTCCAAAGGTTGAATTAATATTCTCATTATAGTTATATATTGATTGTATCTGCATTTGATAGAAAATAAAAACAGAAATCAAATAAACCGAACCCGTTTATCTCTGTTCTTCAACTTTTCAGCCAAAACACGATTATGAATCGAATTTCAAAATTCattaatgtagagttgttaggaatgttttaaatgatctttctgcaaagtttcagttATCAATTCGCGAAATCAAAGAGTATTTTTTGAGTCAAAGCTAATGTTCAAAAAATCAACTAATCTGATCTTGGTACAATTCGATATTTCTGTTACGTTTTAGGATTAATTGAGGAGTCAGATAGTTTGTAGGAGTCAAAAGCAAACTTTTTCATGTTGAAAAAGTGCTCTGTAACAGCCTCTAGATTCGAGTTTGATTTTGAGTTTCATCGTGTTCTTTTCTTTAAAcagctcgattttatttttattttctgttttaaattaattcAGTCACTCATTAAAGGACGTTTCTGTTTCAATTTTTGATATAAATCGAACTTCAAAACTTGTTAATACGTTGGTTTGATCTCTGGTCAAGTTTTGGGGAAGAAGATGATAACAATAAACGTCGGGTTAAATATAAATGGGGTatctattaaaacagaaaaacattaAATGGGTCAGTGGTCATGGGTGCTGTGGGTGAGTGGGAGGTCATGTGTTCGAGTCTGGTTCGCGACAATAATTTTTTTAAAGCTTCATTTGAGGTAGTTTtcctatcaaaattattattattattattattattaatatcattattattagaattataattattattaacattttcattatcattagtatgattattattattatggttattataacacttattattattatgtttataattactagtattaactTTGTATAAATAGATTTACAGTTTtgataaacaaaaatatatatataacatcacaaaaatttatattttttttgtatacattacaattatgtgtgttaataaatatataaatgatataggttcgtgaatctaaggccaaccttgcattgttcaatgtcattatatgtatttttactacaaaatacagtatggtgagtatatagtcccacttttaaactttaaatatatcgggatgagaatacatgcattttatgacttacgttatagacacaagtgatcaaaaatatattctacgctgagttgtaccactggcatacttccctgtagcttggtaactactatttacatggtattgtaaacgcgaatcctgttgatagatctatcgggcctgacaacctcaactgggctggacgaccagcatttaacggttgcacagtactttgttttgtaatgtaacaacccaacccgtattaaaatccGACCcagaattttttttccttttaatacgcgttaaatagcactttaggtcccaattgtgtttccaaaaACAACTTTAATACAATAGTAAGTTCAATAAACTTTAAAACAAACATTAATATTTTAAACTCTTTAATACATCAATACATTAATGAAGtcataaaccgagcatggtgatttgggactacgctaccccaaatcctaatcaagtacaaaagcaagatcttctaagcaacctagccaaatctctaatccccaagctcacccgagccgccaagcatgcaacctataaaaatgtcaacaacgagagggtaagctaacgcttagtgaatgataatatactacatacatatatatgtataaaatggacacgccacaaaataacaaataccgcataccgaagcatccaagtataaggcaactacactaagcataccgtactatctctaagcaacaagctaaagatacaacgacaaatataagttcaccaacgacgatgtgaacaatgccaaatagctacacccggagggttagctacatcacaacaacacattagtatatatataacaatataaacgaataaggttaaccccttaacccattaccgaataccaaaacaccacaacgaagattggccgaactacacgagccttagtaatctgaagccacacgagattactaccttcacaacatcgaggttggccgaactacatgaggcttagtaatccgaaaccacacgagattactacctcaataagatgaccgaactacacgagtcaccatgaatctgaactacacgagattaaTTTACgataagatgactgaactacacgcgtcatcgtgaatccgaactacacgcgattcacttctccaactcaaacccacggtcacgggattataaaatccaccacatcggggttatccacaacacgacaatatcaacccttcgccattggggttataacatccaaatcacaaccacgtgtgataacacgcacacaaacgtgtacctcgccaaaggtggtcaaccaaaatgcacaaccgtgccaattggactcatacaaaagtccatcaaatccacctatatgtgaagtggactctatagccgagaatcacttcacccgacccgcacccatcctacacatacatatgcacataggatattaacactcaccctgAAGTCTTgaggaatgcttccaagtaatccgcaacacgtcaatggaaagtacctattccattatcacaaacaccataacacaattagattggatttacaaaccaacccaattcgacacttagtgcaaattcgacccaaatgcacttccaagtacaaaccgcgcccaaaattaactaataatcactaacacaagtgaaaatggtcctaatatgccaattacaCCCATTCATAGGCATTAAACACCAttcttgcccaatatgacaccttaaccctaattttgacccatttcaaaattagttaaccaaaatgcacccaaagtggttccaacacttttacaatcgctaatactagtgattacacactacaTTCAAGccataaacatggttaaatcattaaccaacccaaaactcacCATCAACAACAATAACTAGTTCCAATTACCCATCTCatctcctaaatgggttttacaacaaactaattcaaaaccccaaacttgaatattgatcatatacatagcattgtatatgtatattttaattgcTAAAGGCAAAAACAGAACtgcgcggattataaggcacagttatgcggTGCTCGCTAAAAATAAACACTGCGGTTAGGTATTCGCTGTAATACAAGACTGCGGTCTGACTCGCTGATTTTCTGCGGAGAGcggagcatctcgcagaccgcggaaaTCACgggtactataaatagagagcgtgGCCTcttatttataggttgttgattctcggaCATTTGCCTAAGCTATTGtgaatttcacttgtgactttgcccaaggacttttcacattgagttaaggtgaatcatgctaatcgataacgaagaccgggtcggggtgattgatcacttgattgctaaagtgaaaaacgatcatcggggcccaaaatagttGCACAACATCCCatactccattataatcttattgcactcaatccgtaattaagtaacatgattaattaaggattgatcaattggcgccatccgtgggacccgtTTTATAAAATTAAGCTGAAATTTTTTGTTTAAACGCTGTTTTAACAATTAATTAAGCGGTTTAATTTTAGATCGTGttattgttgtgatgatttgcaggtgtgcGTTTCCAAAATTGGCGGTAAATAATGGCTAATAATAGTGATAACGTGGCCACTATGCGAGCTAATGTTCAAAAAAGGGGAAAAAGCGAAAATCCGCCAAAATGTATAATAATTGGCAATCTGCGCCAATTAGCTTTCCAAACATGCAGAGCGAtgatttttctgaaatgccgatagtagTATCGTGCAATATTGCGGACGCTAATATCACAGTCATGAAAGTTCATGTGGATAATGGCAGTAGCGTTGATATTATTTACGAGCAATGTTTTGCTCAATTGCCAGAGGATATTAAAGCAAATCTGCAAATGACCGCGgtttcgctaaccggttttgcaggagaatcttcGTTACCAGTTGGCGTCTTGTCGCTAAATATCGAACTAGCCGATGTAAACAATGCTACTTTAGCGCGACAAGCGCGGTTGGACTTCTATGTTATGCGAGCTTCTTCTCGCTATGACATGTTGTTAGGAAGACCCGCTATAAGCAGATTTGGAATCGTGCCgtctacaattcatggcatgattaaatttcCAACATATAAGGGAATTGCCACAATATGCTCAGTGAGCATTATGCCCATTTGTGCGGCTGTAAATGTTAAAGCCGCAGaccagaaacttgaaaatattacgGATAGCATGGAGGTTGTTAATCCTGCATATCCAGAGCAAAAAATAAAAGTAGGCCGCAATATAAGTGCGGATACTCGAAAGCGAATTGTGCAATTGCTTGTAGAATATATGGACGTTTTTGCttggtgcgaaaacgatatgaccGGTGTCCCGCGTTATATCGCGGAACACAAGCTTAATGTGAACCCAGCGTTAAAACCTGTggtgcaaaagcgaaggggtatggctCCAGATCGCGTTAAATGGCTATGCGAAGAGGTTACAAAATTAGTGCGAGCCGGAATTTTGCGCGAGGTTCAATATCAATCGTGGATCGCAAATCCAGTTTTGGTTAAAAAACCCGATAATTCCTggcgaatgtgtattgattacaaagatcTGAATAAAGTGTGTACAAAAGATAACTATCCGCTGCCAGAAATTGATTTACTTTGCATGCGTTTCCATATAAATGCTTTCTGGATGCGGCGCGAGGTTATCATCAAATTCCTATGGCACAggaagacgcagataaaaccgcgttCCACACTGGCAAAGGTATATATTGCTATATTATGATGCCGTTTGGACTAATCAACgcgggtgcgacatatcaacgCTTGATTGACACCGCGTTTGATAAGCAAATAGGGCGAAACCTTGAAGCTTATgttgatgatttagtcatcaaaagtacaacgcaagagcgaataactgaagatatgcgcgaaacatttgatAAACTCCGCGAAATAAACATGAAACTCAATCCGCTAAAATGCAGTTTTGGCGAGACTGAAGGAAAGTTTTTAGGATATCTTgttacggaacaaggtattcaagctaatccaaaaaagattgcGGCTATTGAAAATATGACCGCGCCGAAAACGGTTAAGGAAGTGCAAAGCTTAACGGGAAAATTAGCCGCATTAACGCGCTTTCTGTCCAGAGCCGCTGAGCGACAATTGCCATTTTTCAAGACATTAAAAGGTTGCTTGAAACAAAAGAATTTTGTTTGGACTGCGGAAGCAGATTCCGCGTTTCAGGAAATGAAAAACCTGCTGAAAACTTTGCCTACATTAACAGCGCCAATTCATGGCGAAACTCTCTATCTTTATATTTCAGTAGCAAACGAAGCGTTTGGTTCAATTTTAATAGCGGAAAGAAACAAAATACAGaagccagtgtattttgttagtaaagctcttacAGGGAGCGAAATAAACTACGCACCTATCGAAAAATTTGTATATGCGCTTATTCTAACAACGCGAAGATTACGCAGATATTTTCAAGGACATCCAGTGCATGTGCTAACCAATCTGCCAATaaggcaagtcttaacaaaaccagagatatctggtagacttgCACTATGGGCGGTTGAGTTAGGTGCATATCAAATATCCTATTTTCCGCGAAGCGCGGAAAAAGGACAAGTTATGGCAGATTATCTCGCAGAGTTGTCTGGCGAGTTGGAAGTGATCAATGAGCGAACCGCGCTAAAACCAAAAATTAATGAAACTTGGGAGTTATATACTGATGGTGCTTCTTGTgcggaaggtgcaggtgcgggCTTAGTCCTCGTAAGTTCTAATGGCGAAGAACACacttacgcactgcggtttaatttcgaCGTAACAAATAATGAAGCAGAGTACGAAGCATTACTTGCAGGCTTAAACATTGCGCAGAAAATGAATATTGATAACTTGCGTGCATTTACAGATTCGCagctagtagcgaatcagtttagcgGATCTTTTGAGGCACATGATCCTTCTATGCAGAAGTACTTACAATTGTTAAAAGAAACTGCTGCGCGGTTTGTGCATTTTGAACTTGCGCAGGTGCCCAGAAGTCAAAATAAAAAGGCAGATGCCTTGAGCAAGTTAGCTGCTCTAACTTTTTCGCACTTTCAAAAGCAAGTGTGGGTTGTAGAATTGCCAAGTAAATCAATTGATAGCGATTTAATGGTCGCTTCTGTTACAGAGGTGCAGCCAAATTGGATGGAGCCAATCCTGCAATATATTTGCAATGATATTCTGCCAGAGGATAGTCGCGAAGCTTGGTTGGTGCGAGAGCGAGCGCCGATGTATATCATTCAAGATGATGTTTTATATCGGAAATCGTATTGCGGACCAATGATGCGCTGTGTTGGTCCAATTGAGGCAGAAATGCTTGTTGAAGAAGtacataatggtacttgtgcgTTACATTCAGGTTATAAGACTATAGCTGCGAAAATAATGcggatgggatacttttggccttccctataccgcgatgttgcaaaaattgttaaacgctgtaaaagttgccaaagaCATGCTCCGCAAaatcgaatgccgcggcatgaCATGATTCCTGTTAATTCGCCGTGGCCATTTAGTAAATGGGCGATTGACATTgtggggccatttcctgcagggcctggcaatgttaaattcctgatcgttgctattgattattttactaagtgggttgaagcgaaagcggttcgcactattactggtgtACAAGTGCGTAATTTTGTGTGGGAATACATCGTGTGTAGATTCGGTATTCCGCGTGAATTGGTAAGCGATAATGGcgcacaaatagcgaaagatccattTAAGACGTGGTGCACTGACCTAAACATTGTGCAAAAGTTTACGTCGGTTGCGCACCCACAAGCTAATGGTTTATGCGAAGTAACAAATCGCGATATCGTAAGCGGTATCAAAAAGCGATTGTGCGAAAAGCGAACTGGCTGGGTAGATGAACTACCTaatgtgttatgggcacatcgcacaacTTTCAAAAAGAGCACAGGCGAAACTCCTTTTAGCCTGGTttatggctctgaggcagtaatccccgctgaaattttagtaccaacgcatcgaatcgctaactttgatgaagaagcaaaTGATTCTGTGTTGTGCGAAAATCTCAATTTtatagaagagcggagattaatgGCTGCTATTCGCGAAGCAAATAATAAACAACAAATCGCTAAGTACTATAATAAACGAGTGCGAGCCTTATCATTCGCTATAGGTGAATGGGTACTGCGTAATAATGAGGCAAGTAGAGCGGAAAAGCAAGGCAAATTGGGTCCTAactgggaaggcccttatcaaattgtcGCAATCAATGCAGCAGGCTCATATAAACTTGCGGACATAGAAGGGCGAACTTTGCCGAATGCATGGCATGCTGTACTTTTAAAGCGATATTATACATAAGTTTTGCGGAAACTATCAAGTGTATATATAAAAATCGCGAAATATAAACGCACGTGGCTGCAATACTTATTGAGtgtacttgtttttaattttttgcaagtcttgatcacgcttgttgAAATTTTAAGAAAAGTCGCTTGCAAGAGTATGCGAAAATTGTAATGCGGATAAATATGATATGTTTTGCAGATAATCTCATATTTTTATATTCCGCATTGTTAATAAAGCAAAGTGATGACATTGTCCACTTTTGCATGCGAATTGTtgcgaaaggaattttatatcctaaatatttgatcttgccaatatttagatgcttcgcaatgctgatAATGCCTAAGGATCGTtacggcggacttagaagattcataacgtataagtatatacgcatacaaattgtttcgcaaaagtacgcgcttattatgtgcacaataataaagtgttggaaattgcaaaggacaagtttgtgttatggaTATTGCTAAAattaaaagcgctatataaattgAGTACTCGCGAATAAAAAGTTAACAACGCTGAAATTTTATTAACAAACCGCAGAGATAGCTGCGTGCTATTACAAATCCCTAATCTAGCTTTGACAAGTCTAATGCTATGACGTCTTGGGCAGTTGCATCCTCCTCATAGCTAATCGCGACGACTTTGTCAATAGGGATATCCGCTAAGTTTGCTTCTGCAACTGCAACCGCGTTGCGAGCGTCAGCAAGATCGCAAATACGGTCATTAATCGCGGGCGGGAGAGGGTCAGGAATGGTGCAGAGTGGTGCAATCTCATGCAAAAACTCAACCCTTTCGCGCAGTTGCAGGGCAGAAGCATAAGTATTGAAACGCGCATTTACGGGCTCCGAGTTGAGTACCTTTTTAGCAAACTCTGGCAAATGACGGCGGAGTTGCGAGAATTCCTGCTTAGCAGTAGCAGCTTTAGACAGAGCATTATCGCGCTCTGCTATAAGTTTTTTAACTTCCTCTTGCAGGGAAGAAACGGTGGATTCTAACTTCTTTTCATTTTCAGCAGCGGCTGAAACTTGAGATTGCAAATCCACCGCGGTAGCCTTGACCGCGGAAAGTTGGTCTGCTAAGACCGCAGCTTGATTTTCGCTCTTTTCAGCTCTGCTTCGCTCAGAGCAGAACTTTTGCTTTTCATCGGCAAGGACGTTGAAGAATTGCTCTTCGCGCACAATCATGTCGTACGCTGAGTTGAAACACATATAAAAGTTCTGAACGAAACTATTATGTGCGTCAACTGCAGAGCGTTTAGCGAATTCACGGCGAAGCTCGCCGGGAATTGCTAGTTTCATCTGCTCGCGCTGGTCTGCTGCAGCGCCCGCAGATGCATATGTATATCCAGATAGCCCGTCGATTCGCACTCCATATGCTTCAGGAGGAGTGCGAAGCAAGTCAGTAATCATGGCCGCCGTGTTGGGGCTGGGAAACAGAGGATCGAAGGTTGTGCCTTCTGCAAAACAATAAATTTATATGAATAACAATTCTGCTAAACAATATTTTAGACAGCGGTTTTATTCAAAGTGCTTGCATTCATACCAGTTTGCTGTTCCCCTCCATAATCCGCTGCGACCGGATTATCAAAAAGAGGGGAACTCTCTTTCGCCCTCTTGCTTTGAACTGAGGAAGGAGTTTCCTGCGGGCGCTTTCCTAAGCTTGATTCAGAGGGAGGTGATTTAGCTGTCAAATCAACAAGAGGAACGTCAGGTTTCTCTTGTTTAATTGCTCGGCCGGATGACGCCCCCTTTGCTTCCGGGCTAGTAAGTAGCTTATTGATAAGGGTTTTCGGATCTACTTTGCGGCTAATCTTATCCATCTTCATGGTTATGATTGATGTTTTGATAATAATCGAGAATGCTAAACGAATTGTAAGAATACGTGCGAATTAATGGAGATTATGCGAGAGTAAGTCGGTAGCGAAAGGAGATGTGACGATGGTGATTATGGATCACAATATATATAGTGCTAAGCAAAGGGATAAATTAACCGTTGTAAAAACCAAAACGGTAACATTTGAGTTAGCTTGCATAACGGTAACTTTTGCAACGGTAACTATGCAAGTGCGAAATTACTTTTTGCGAAATAAATTGTGAAAAATGCgaattttagagtttatcatgatgcattaacTTCGCaaaatgcatcataataaactggggggacttgatcatatacatagcattgtatatgtatattttaattgcTAAAGGCAAAAACAGAACtgcgcggattataaggcacagttatgcggTACTCGCTAAAAATAAACACTGCGGTTAGGTATTCGCTGTAATACAAGACTGCGGTCTGACTCGCTGATTTTCTGCGGAGAGcggagcatctcgcagaccgcgaaAATCACgggtactataaatagagagcgtggcctctcatttataggttgttgattctcggaCATTTGCCTAAGCTATTGtgaatttcacttgtgactttgcccaaggacttttcacattgagttaaggtgaatcatgctaatcgataacgaagaccgggtcggggtgattgatcacttgattgctaaagtgaaaaacgatcatcggggcccaaaatagttGCACAACATCCCatactccattataatcttattgcactcaatccgtaattaagtaacatgattaattaaggattgatcaaatatcaaatcacaagaatgaaattcggagttgagacttaccaataccgccaaaatgatgccgttgtcgagtagaacaactttaatacttgaggtttgacccgaaacaaactccttcttccccaaatggggttctctctctctaaaactctcccctctctctagggtttgaaggtgaaagtgtttttgagtgaaaatgaggataatatgagccttgaatcagtcttatggctctagacccggccataagtgaatttaccaaaacaccctcaaaagattccattaaaatgggttaataatgtcattacagcgacattcgcatttcgcgacaccttgtcgcgtttcgcgacaccaatacgcgacacacaacactcaaacgcgacaaagtggacagaaatcaccatcagaagttgtctcgtttcaagcatgtttgttACGGAACGCGACGCACAacactcaaactcgacagtttacctgatgtacttcaatttcacttttaaaacatcccaaagtcaatcgtggtcaatgcattacatccaaactattaaataatcattcttggacatCAAATGATGTCACAAACATCGTGTttaggaaaacggggtgttacaactctcccccacttagaatcgatcacgtcctcgtaatcctagtcacgaacccaaacggacccacacgcAATGGTCCTCGAACACGCGTTTCAACCCGACTTCTACCACAATTTCACTAACCCGAAGGTTAATTCatcaactaaatacacacttgtacGTACCTCGAGAAGTGCGATACACGAAActaccgaagtctacaacgatcacttagaatacgtgaATCCGCCACATATTCTTCCAATTCcgctaggcaattcttctcaaagagttaccatTAACAgtcaaatcgtcacccgcgatttatcaagtcTACAATTCCGAGCACTAACACGAAcataatccctcacatcgggaaaactcaaccagtctcgtaccgagatatcaacctctAGCGTACTatgccaagtacatcgctagtaacaaccgcaACTAAAATAATTCAACCAtcaaaccgatgaagaccgaatcaaacgaatccttacggataacactaaaCACTAAACAtctcttgtagtgcgcaatacgaccaatacgcaactatcgtaacatcaataatccaacggttaaaaccgatagcgcccaaaacgatcatggcaacgctagatcccaaggtgtacaaaatcgactatcgtcacacccgtaacaacatgtgagcgaaacacggctatcgcatcactgatcccacaacatggtcctcacgaccccaccatcggtgcataaaacaaccgacagttcccactacatggtccttacgaccccaccattggtgtatcaaacaaccaatagatcaaacatcccgttccttacgaccccaccattagtgtataaaacaaccgacagatcacacaacacgaaggctggccgaaaacacacgcgccttagtgaatccgaactacacgcgactcactaccttcaccacaaccacaaacgggattggccgaactacacgcactgtaataacccgtccttatccacctggacgaaatcatcaacatctggtcccattgcgatgatcgactccaaataatgtccttaaaatgagcaaatgcacagaggaagacttaatttgtacctgagaataaacatgctttaaagtgacaaccaaaaaggttggtgagttcataggtttatcataacaatcatttccattattttaatagaccacaagatttcatatttataaacataatacactcgcaagtgtatgaaaagcattctaagtggttgagcacttggtaaccatacttaacatttaaatcacagcagcatattctta
This genomic stretch from Rutidosis leptorrhynchoides isolate AG116_Rl617_1_P2 chromosome 11, CSIRO_AGI_Rlap_v1, whole genome shotgun sequence harbors:
- the LOC139875472 gene encoding uncharacterized protein, with amino-acid sequence MQSDDFSEMPIVVSCNIADANITVMKVHVDNGSSVDIIYEQCFAQLPEDIKANLQMTAVSLTGFAGESSLPVGVLSLNIELADVNNATLARQARLDFYVMRASSRYDMLLGRPAISRFGIVPSTIHGMIKFPTYKGIATICSVSIMPICAAVNVKAADQKLENITDSMEVVNPAYPEQKIKVGRNISADTRKRIVQLLVEYMDVFAWCENDMTGVPRYIAEHKLNVNPALKPVVQKRRGMAPDRVKWLCEEVTKLVRAGILREVQYQSWIANPVLVKKPDNSWRMCIDYKDLNKVCTKDNYPLPEIDLLCMRFHINAFWMRREVIIKFLWHRKTQIKPRSTLAKVYIAIL